The nucleotide window TCAAAGTACCCGCTGGCAGAACATTCATATTTTACATGGTCTAAAGTCAAGAAAATTGCATCAGACTCATCATTTCTTACTTGGACTACTAAGAGGACTCGTACAAAAATGGATTCCACTATCAACGCGGTTGCTTCATCCGAAATGATCCCCACTCCATCTGTCGCGGCTAATCCTAGTGCCTCGGTAGCAACAGAATCACTCATGGAAGTCATTGCTCGTCTAGAGAGACAAATTGGTGAACTGAATCTCCTAGTAGCTCATTTCCAAGCTGCTTCTCAGAACCTACCACCTGATGCTCGCCAAAAAGGGCCCATGCCACCTTCGTTTCCAACTTTAAGTGAGCTCAATCAAGGAGAACATTTTACCACATTTCAGCTAGCTCAAAGCGCCTCACTCACTCATTCGACTCAGGATACTCCTCTTGTGTACACATTTGCTCCCCTAAAACCTCCAACGGTAACACATCATGCTCCGCCAGTGTACACTTGTATCACTGCTCCACCTGTTACCAAGGCTCAAGAGTTTCACCGCCAATATGTTAATCACTATGTTGAAATTGAAAGTGATGCAAAATCAATTGATGCTGAAATGATGAATAGGAAGATGAAAAGCTTAGAGGGTGCTATGAGAGGTCTTCGCGGGTTCGATAGTAGCCAGAGTGTGAGATATGAAGAGTTGTGCACATTCCCCGAAGTTGAGCTTCCACTCGGTTACAAAATTCCAAAGTTTGAGAAGTTCAGTGGATCGGGAAATCCTTTCTTTCACTTGAAAATTTACTGTGAAAAGTTAATTGGGGTTGGAAACAACGAAGGGATAAGAATCAAGCTTTTCAATCAAAGTCTGACTGGAAAAGCCTTGGAGTGGTACTCAAAGCAAGATGTGACTAAATGGCGTACTTGGGATGATCTAGCAAATGCTTTTGTGGATCACTATAAGTTTCATGTAGAAATCACTCCTGATAGGATCTCTATTACCAAGCTAAAACCAAAGTTGACTGAATGCTTTCGAGAATATGCCATTCGTTGGAGGGAGGAAGCTGCTAGGGTGCACCCACCTATGGAGGAATCAGAAATGATCACCTACTTCATTCAAGCTCAAGACTCAGAATACTATGAGCGTATGGTGACAATGGGTAGAAAGACATTTGCAGAAGTTATCAAAGCTGGAGAAATGATTGAAGACGGTCTTAAGACTGGCCGAATAGCGAGTTACACCTCATCTCAGTTTGCTAACAGGGCTTATCAAACAGGTTCCTTTGGAAGtggaaagaaaaaggagaaagaggttATGATGTTAACAACTCGAGGAGCTACCTCATATAACCGTCAACCACCTCCAGGCTATCCTGGTTCACAATACTATGTTTGCAACAATCAAGCAACATTTCGTACTCCACGACCAATGCAAAATCCCCGAAATAATGCACCTCAtcccaattttgagaaaaaacctCCACGAGTCTTCACTCCATTATGTGAGACACGTACTCAACTTTTTGAGAGGTTGAAAGAGGCAGGAATATTGCATCCAGTGGAAGCCAAGACTGTGAATACTGCAGCTGAGTGGTATGACCCAAATAAGCGGTGTGCTTATCACTCAGGAGTTGTTGGACATGACACGGAGAAATGTATCACcctcaaacacaaaattcaagaTCTGATCGACAACGAGGTGGTAAAACTTGCTCAAGCCCTACCGAATGTGAACACCAATCCACTGCCTAAGCACAAGGAGTAGTTGTTGGCATAATCAGTTGCAAAGAAGAAGCAAGCTTCTTGGAAGTCGCACTTTTGGCATCTTTTAGTCTTGCATTTGGAGTTTGTTGTTTCATTTCCCTGTAATCGCATTTTTATCGTTTTGTTTTCTTTGTAATCGTTTGTTGGGATTTTATTTGTAAGCATCTTTCAtctgtaatgaactacgtctgacctgaattctcaagaatgagatacgtaggcggcctatgtcggcttCGGTCACCCTTTTGTCGCTCTTAAATATTTCCTTGTAttggaactacgtttgacctgattcctgctcaacgggatacgtaggcgccacaccGGCTCGGTCATATTCCTCGTaagatttccatttttctttataatggaaactggggcagaattttgagaggatctcaaaatTCGTTAGAAGCAAGACTTTTTCCAACAAGCCAAGATCAATGATCACTTTAGAGTTCcaactggggcagaatttttgagattcaCTCAAAAATTCAACTGAAGACTACAAAAGTTCAAAAGttatattatgttttaaatcggggcagaatttttgaggaggtcctcaaaaattccatcaagcGACATTTCAAGACCAAACAAGCTTATAATCCAGAAGGCAAGGCAAAGCCAACATGAATCAGTCTCTCAAAACGaagaatttttctttgaatgcaGGAACTACAAAGTTACAAGGCATCATTAGACTCACAGTGGCCTCGTCATAACTCAGATGATTTCTACTCTTACTCATCTTCTAAAATTTTCCTTTCGCTTTATTGTGACTTACACATTCTCAATTTTGCAGATAGAATAGCTTGGCACAATGGCGAAGGCCATAAGATGTTATCCAGACCAATATAAGCTGAACAACTTCATCCTTAACTTAtcttttattatatcatttacTTTGATACTTTTATTTTGCTACTAACTCACGACTGAGTTTTGCAGGTATCATTACCAGAATTGAAGGCAAAGTTTCAAAAGATTTTCTGAAGTTTTGAATGATCAAATCAAATATTCACCAGAAGAGGGACATAAACCAATACTTTTCAAGGATGTTATTATGAAAGATTCCTGACACCAAGGATCCAATCTAACAAGCTGACTCTTATCCTATATTTTATGTTGAAGAGCTTTGTCCTTCATTTGTTTCAAATCTCTTACCTTCTTATGGCAAATCTTTCGTTCTCTTTAAATTCTTTAAGTTTCAGGTTCGAACTACGTCAGACTTAATTTCTTGTTCCAGCAAGATACGTAGGCAATCCTATATAAGGATTCGGTCTTCTAACTATTTCAAACTACAGACCTCAGAGGAAATGGGGCATGTTTTTGAATCAGTCATCCTTcattttttgcaaattagtttagttaagtaCCTTTGGAGTGGAAACAGGGgcaattttagaaataattcaaAGTTCTCAAAATCTCCGTTCAACTTCAAGTTTCAAAGATATCCTTTATCAAACCAGTCTTTTCTTTACAAGAGATTCCAGATTTGAAGTAGGGACTCGCTTTACGGGACATCCCTAATCGGTCATTATTACCTTGTTGCAACATTATAAGTTCTCAAAGGGTTCTTCTAGAATTCCGCGTTCTATATGGCTATCAGATCGTCTTGACGCGTTCAAAAGTCTTGACATGTGTTAATTTTTGTTATCTACTAACAAATTCTTTATGAGCGCAAAAAACAAACTCTTTAAAGACAATCACatgaaatattatatatttggaTTGTCTTTCTTTTAAAGAGTTACATTGAGCTTCCACCTCAACATATTATTGgagcgtcacttccttcaacgtgacacgtTAAACTATCATTGGAgagtcacttccttcaacgtgacacgttaaaattattattggagcgtcacttccttcaacgtgacacattatattattattggagcgtcacttccttcaacgtgacacaTTTTATTATTGGAgtgtcacttccttcaacgtgacaccTTATTATATTGGAGTATCACTTCCTTCGATGTgacatgttaaattattattggagcGTCACTTTCTTCAACGTGAcacattaaattattattggagtgtcacttccttcaacgtgacatgttatattattggagcgtcacttccttcaacgtgacatgttaaattattattggagcgtcacttccttcaacgtgacacgttatattattggagcgtcacttccttcaacgtgacacattaaattattattggagtgtcacttccttcaacgtgacatGCTATATTATTGGAGAGTCGCTTCCTGCAACGTGACACGTTAAATTTTATTGgagcgtcacttccttcaacgcGACACGTTATTATTAGAGGGTCACTTTCTTCAACGTGAcacattaaattattattggagtGTCACGCCCTTCAACGTGACATGTTATATTATTGgagcgtcacttccttcaacgtgacacgtTAAATTTTTCATTGGAgagtcacttccttcaacgtgacacgtTACATAATGTTATCGAATCATCACATCATTCAAATCGACACACCCTTTTGGATCACTACTTCCTTCAAAAGCAATACACTCGAAATTGGATCGTCATCTCCTTCGGTACGGCATGTTAAACCAGGTTTGCACAAATTATGTTTGTATTTATATTACATTTTCTACTGACAATTTTCTCCAGACTTTGCAACACACGAAGTGGACTACGTCAAAATAGGACGCAACACAACGTGAAACTTTTCTTAGCAgtgaactgggacatagtccaaagaggaataTCAAACTCCTAGGACGCGAGTTGAGGAACGACTTctaccacaatcaaaccacatcCCTATCCTATGGTGTGTGGGTATTTTCTTGGGTTTAATAGTTTCAGTTTCTCCTTCTGTGAAAATTTCAACTCTTACTGGAGGCAAATTTTCAAATTCGAGTGACAACACATCTAGAGCTTTGGAAGTTATGTCCATGTAAGTTCTTACATATTGGTGTGAAGGGCCCCACATTCATAAGTGAGATGTTTGCAAGCCTTTTTTCCGCGCTCAATTAATTTGTCATTCATCCTTAAACCAAAGGTTAAATCCGCATAAGATATTTCCATTTCAACCgattgagtcgaactacaagcagtCTGATTCCCAAATCTTAGGGATATGTAGGCGGACTTAATGTTGAAAACTCGACTGTATTCCCATAATTTTGTCATCACTCTATTCTCGAGCTTTTCGATCTCTCCATACTTCGACACCGAAATAGCTTTTGAATTCTTCCAAAGTTGTGCGTAAAATCAAGCATCtttcgaactacaagtggcatGAGTTCTCATGtaacctgagatatgtaggaaactcAATACCAGagttcggccataattcctcAGATTTCTTACCAATTAACCATTTCGAAGAGGTGAATTAGTGGTCGGAcaaaattggattcgtcaatttcatttgcctcggATCTCTTTCATCCATCCCAGTCAAACGAGGggcagttgttgacacccaattttgaccctccactaTTTAGTTAATTTTCAAGCTTCTCAAATTTCAAACAAGTTGAAATAATTGTTTTGGTAAatcaaaatactttaaaaaattattttcaaggCACTTTTCGCCATTTTTCATATAGATACTTAAAATATagagatttatataattttcaatttgaatAAACATTTAGAAGGTTGTTTTTACTAAAAATGggtttttaattaaatatgcattttatttctttaaaaatgattaattcaCATATTAGTTTTTTACGtcaaaataat belongs to Solanum stenotomum isolate F172 chromosome 1, ASM1918654v1, whole genome shotgun sequence and includes:
- the LOC125863186 gene encoding uncharacterized protein LOC125863186, which encodes MDSTINAVASSEMIPTPSVAANPSASVATESLMEVIARLERQIGELNLLVAHFQAASQNLPPDARQKGPMPPSFPTLSELNQGEHFTTFQLAQSASLTHSTQDTPLVYTFAPLKPPTVTHHAPPVYTCITAPPVTKAQEFHRQYVNHYVEIESDAKSIDAEMMNRKMKSLEGAMRGLRGFDSSQSVRYEELCTFPEVELPLGYKIPKFEKFSGSGNPFFHLKIYCEKLIGVGNNEGIRIKLFNQSLTGKALEWYSKQDVTKWRTWDDLANAFVDHYKFHVEITPDRISITKLKPKLTECFREYAIRWREEAARVHPPMEESEMITYFIQAQDSEYYERMVTMGRKTFAEVIKAGEMIEDGLKTGRIASYTSSQFANRAYQTGSFGSGKKKEKEVMMLTTRGATSYNRQPPPGYPGSQYYVCNNQATFRTPRPMQNPRNNAPHPNFEKKPPRVFTPLCETRTQLFERLKEAGILHPVEAKTVNTAAEWYDPNKRCAYHSGVVGHDTEKCITLKHKIQDLIDNEVVKLAQALPNVNTNPLPKHKE